The Candidatus Edwardsbacteria bacterium genome contains a region encoding:
- a CDS encoding ferritin family protein has product MSKNASSEQALTALNKAIKGEKTGLESYLKFARGTKSQSGKDMFIRLAQDEFGHMELLEKERNRLQQGKKWVGIDIAPSDIEEVVPKLSSQQAKIKAEQGTSDDLTALNIALDLERKAADFYMRQGNKETDVTAKQIFFRLAEMEESHYNLIQAEIDNINDIGFWFGIREFSLESN; this is encoded by the coding sequence ATGAGTAAAAATGCTTCCTCCGAACAGGCCCTTACGGCTCTCAACAAAGCCATCAAGGGCGAGAAGACCGGACTGGAAAGCTATTTGAAATTCGCCCGCGGCACCAAATCGCAATCGGGCAAGGATATGTTCATCCGTCTGGCCCAGGACGAATTCGGACATATGGAGCTTCTGGAGAAGGAACGCAACCGCCTTCAACAGGGAAAGAAATGGGTGGGCATTGATATCGCCCCATCCGATATTGAGGAGGTGGTCCCCAAGCTATCCTCCCAGCAGGCCAAAATAAAAGCCGAACAGGGCACCTCCGACGACCTGACCGCCCTGAATATCGCACTGGACCTGGAACGCAAAGCGGCCGATTTTTACATGCGGCAGGGCAACAAGGAGACCGACGTCACCGCCAAACAGATCTTTTTTCGTCTGGCCGAGATGGAGGAATCCCATTATAATCTGATACAGGCCGAGATCGACAATATCAATGACATCGGTTTCTGGTTCGGGATCAGGGAATTTTCTTTGGAATCAAATTAA